GGGAGTTGAGTTGAACTGTGCAGGATATTAGACATGGAAAATTTTCATGTTCTTTAACCCTTTCCGAAATCATTCAAATCCTTTTCTGATGTCTCTAGGTAGAGTGTGTCTTGGTGGAAATCGTTAGTTCATGCTTATGTTCTGTTTTTCCTTTGAGCTGCCTATTACAGAGGGGAGAAACCCGTGCCTTTCCCGTGTTCAAAGATCTCTTCTACTTCTTAATTTGAAGATTATTGAAAGTGAAATTTGATTTTGGTGCTCTTTTTCTGCTCATTAGTGGTGCCAGATGATTGCTTGGAATGGTTGCTCCACAGCTGTATTCTTCAATTAATAGCGatacatgcctataagatttctttTTCCCCTCTGGTGTCAAATTTGTGCTAGTTGTGAATTATGTTTCTTTAGCAAGTGTTTACCGGCTGTCTACCAATATGACAATGTGTTTCACCTACTATGTCGCTGACTATGTGCTTGCAGGGGCTGGGATCAGTTTGAGGTCAATGAAACACTATTTGGAGTAAAAAGCACGTTCAATGAGGAACTTTATACTACAAAGCTTGAGAAAGGTCCTCAAATGAGGGAGTTGGAAAAAGAAGCTTCAAGAATAGCTAGGGAAATTGAGGGTGAGGAAACACGTGATCTTCATCTAGCAGAGGTGAGATTTACATCGTTACCTTTTTCTAGTGCAATGTTCTAAAAAATGATAGCTCTGTTGCTTAAAGCGATGAGTAATGAAGCCGAGGGGTCCTCGCTTCACATGTGCGAAGTAAAGCAACAATGAGCAATGAAAGTGAGGGGTCTTTGCTTTACATGGGTGAAGCAAAGCAACTTCAAAGAAGCGTGAGCGTCCGGTAGTAAGGCGCAAGTGATCCGAGCGAGAAGTCGTGTAATTTGAcattaaaagataaaaagaataataaatggTGCTGTTTACTATCTGAATACTAGGACATCTTTCCAGATACACTTCAGAGTTCTCTTCatgtcttttttcttcttcacTGGTTTGCAACAACCTTTCTTTGCTTTTCCTTGCTTCTATCTTATTTTTAATATGTTGTCTTTCCCTTTTTCTCTATTTCATTTTTTGTTCTCCAATTCTTGATTTGTAGGCTGAATGCTAGGGCAATAACGAAGTGACCCTTTGCCTTGTCAATAATATAAAATAAGAATGACTCTTTActatttaaaatttattattaCTACTGTTACTAAAACTATTATATATGTTATTGATGTTGCAAATTAACTTTTTATGGCCTTCTAGTTGAAAATTAAAAATCGAAAATCAAATTTGTAATTGAAGTTATCTTCTTGTGAGGTTGCTGAAGTACACTTTAATGGTATTTATTTGAACGGTTGAATTTattatttcactatttttatgAGATACTGAATTCGGTAACTTTAATTACTATTTTGATGTTATAAGAACTGGTTCTCATATGCTAGGGAATTTTTGCATCATCTGTAAATTTTGCACTTAACTTCAAAGCGTGCTTCGCTCACATCTCGCTTAAACCCCTAGGAGTCTTGTTACTTTTTTGCTTTCTGCTTTTGAGAAAACCGATATCGTTAATCCTTGGTTTTCTTTCCATCCTCTAATGGTTCTTGTTCTGCCTTTTGATTTTAATTTCTTTGCTTGTTTTGGAATTATATTTTCACAGGAGAGAGGAATTCAACTTCATGGGAACCTTGAAGTTGATGAAGAAACCAGATTTTCAGCAGTTGTTAGAGGGGTTGATGATAGTGGATATGATGACTGTGAGGACATACTGGTGGATTCACATAATGATGAAACATTCACTGGCACGAGTGTTGGGAAAGTTGTTGATGGTGCAGAATTCTCATCAAGATCTTCCTATATGGCAAGGGTATGCTCATTTAGGCTCATTGTGTCTTGCATAAACTATTCCTTTGTGGAATGAGAACTTTATTCGTTTGTGTCAATGTATTGCTAGGTAAGGTTTTATGTCTGTGCTTAATTTATTTTCCTCAATCTGAGGCATTTAATTGGGATATACCTGATGTAGGAAGATGGTTTTCTAACTATTCAAATGTCTCAACTAGTTGGAAACTTTATCGCAGAGTAATGCTGTGAAAGCGCTGGCAAATACAAGAATTATCCATGTCTTTTAGACATAAGTCCTGCTAGCAAGAAATTTCTCTTAACTTTCATAGATCGAATGAAATGGTTTAAAGTGGCACCCAAAGATGTGACTTAGCGGTCAATGAAGTTTTAATGAATGGGAGACTAGGATTCAAATCCCAACAGAGGAAAAGAAATGTTAGGTGATTTCTTTTCATCATTCTAAGCTTATAGAGTTACCCCATACGTGTGTTGGTGGGAGATAGCAGGTACGCGGTTGACTAGTTGAGGTGTGCGCAAATTGACCTTGTATACCACCAatatcaaaaatacaaaaataaaagaggTCTTTAAAGTGTCTGTGTTCATGTGTTAGTTCTATGCCTTTGATTTTCTGCTTGTATCTTAAGATCACATCGCCAGTGTTAGTCTTGCCTTATGTCTGTAGGATGAATTGCAATCTTCTCAGTTGAGTACCAGCAGGAATGTCTATCAGACTTACTATGATGATCATAGCAAACAGTCATCAGCTAAACATGTTCCTCAAAGTGCCTCGATGATGGATGAGAGCAGGTTGTTACAATCTTTCTTTCTGACATTCTGACTGTTCTTCTCTACCTAGTCTGAGAAGTCTACTTTCTCTTATCATGTTTCTACTTTTAAAAGAGAAAGCTTAAATACAATAAACTCTTACCCACTTTAGCTATCAATTTTTTATTGCTCTGACCATGTATTCCTTTAGGGGGCACAAGATCACCTTCAGTGAACATGATGGAGCTAGTTGCAATGATGAGGAGATGAGAATGCAAATGGTAGCTGAACTTTAACTCCCTTAAATGCTTATTGCTTTCGTTAAAAATCTATTTCTttactatttctttttttctttcttggaAAAGCTCTCATGGTCAGTACTCGTTGTTTCTTGTAGTTAGCTGATGAGGCTCAAACATCAATACTTGAAGGTGAGTTTCTCTTGAGGTTCAACTAGTCAAATATCCATGCCTGCAACTCCTAAGGATAGGTTTCTTATAAATATTTCCCTTCTTGCTACATTGCTGCTAGTTGACTTGTATCCTATCATCTTCTCTTCACTATTTTTCCCCTCAAAATAGCTCTGCTCAGAAATTGATATTTTAATATTAGGATCATAGGATGTTATACTCatctaaaagaaaaaaatgttGTCTGCCTCAAGATTGTTGAGCATGTCACTTTGGTCCTTCGCCAtcagtaaaacaaaaaaaataccaCGTCAATGTTCTGATCTACTGCCCACCAGCTAAAAGAATGGCTGGTGGTGGTTGGTGAAGGTCTAGCTAGGTAAGCTTCCATGATGCTAGGTTCCTTGTAGCTTTTGCACATCTCAAAAAAACTTATATTTTAACGTATTGTATGCTGAGCAGTCAAAATAGGTAATATAATTAATCCTGGCAGCGTCACTTGTATATCATGAGAATCAAGGATGCTATTGGCTCCTTAAAGCGACTCTTTTTAATGGAAAGTTTTATGGTTAACTAAATTAGCCTCCTTTTTATCCCTTTCTCGCTCATCTTTTAAGTGTTTAAAAAATGTGTCTCTACCTCATTTTATTGCATCTCTGTTGATTTTAAGGTTTTTACATGTAGATTCCAAGTCATCACGACTGAAAAAGGAAACGTCGGATAAGGGTGGATCATCTGCGGATGTCTCCGCATTGTCTGCTCCTCTCAAGTGCCAGGATAAGATTGCAGGTTCTTCTAGTGAAAAGGGGCCTGTTGCGTCTTACAAGAGTCAAGACATTGCCCGATCTGCTAATTCTTGTGTCAGACCTAGTAGTTCTGCTTTATCCTCTATTGATAAAGCAGGTGCTGCATCTAGCAATGGATTGTCACGTAGCTCTTCAGTGAGTTCATTTTCCTCAGAAAAATCCACAAAGTCCACATTGAATCCACATGCTAAGGTAAGACTTCTTTGATACCTTTTTCTATTCAACAAAGGATGACTATCGGCAAGCAATCATTTCATGAAGTTTTGATGGGCTCTTCGTTCAACGTTCTGGCAGGAATTTAAATTTAATCCCAATGCGAAGAGTTTCGTCCCATCTCAAACGACTTTAAGACCGGCATCTCCAGTGTCTGATAATTCCTTCTACTATCCAGCTGGGGTGGCTGCTATGCCACACATGCATGGCATGTCTGTGGGCATTGGGGTAATGATGCTTTTATGTATTATTACTGCTTGGTGTTGCTTTTATGAATGTTTGTTTTTGTGAATGCGGCTTGGCTGGGTACTTTTGATGCCAAGCATGGTTGAGTCTTGATGATCTGGGTTTCATTGGGATAGGCAGTTTCCATACTGGTATTTCATTCACCATAGTGGTCTGAAAATCAGTAGTTTATTGTTACATCGAGAAGAGCACAAAAAAACAAACAGTGAACCTATCATAACCTCGTCCTTTATCTGGGCTTAAGACCAGCAACGTGGCCTAAGTTTGAGGGATGCAACACAAGGACTTCCGAAGGGTCGTCTGGCCTAGTACTTCGCCCAAGCGCACTTGATTTTGGAGTTTTACGTATAGTAAATGGTAAAAGGGTAACAGCCACCTTGTTTTTTTATGTGTCGTTAATTGATTCTTTTCCATCTTTTAATGGTTAATATATCATGGATGCAATTCTGTTGACTAGCGATTCGTGAGATCCTCTTTAGAAAAGATTTTTGGAGTATTCTTAAGGAACTGAGATGCAAGATTGAATTGCAAGCTATTTTCAAATTGGTAGATAGCTGGTGAAATTCACGAAGAATCTGTTTGCATCTTTGTGAACTGGACATGCTGttgcttctctctctctctctctatctctctctctcacttTTTCCTTTTTGGAGGGTGGGGCAGAGTGTTCTGATGTTAAATGTTGCTAATGTACTATTTGCAGGTTGGTCCATCGTATGCTGGACATCAGCCTGTTATATTTAATCCTCAGGCTACACCTGCACCACAGCCATACTTTCATCCAAATGGACCTCAGGTTTGTCCTTTTTTGGGTCATTGCCCATATTACGTACTGGTTCTTCTGCCTGTAATATTGGAGAGATTTGGTCAATGCACTAGTCGTTCTGCCTATTATATTGAATTGGATTGTATAATGTTTAAAATCTCCTCCTTCGATTGCAGTATGGACAGCAGATGATGATTGGTCACCCTCGGCAAGTTGTCTACATGCCAACTTACCCCCCTGTAAGAATCTTTTTCTGGCATGTACCCTTTACTTTTTCGGTCTTGCAGTCTTCTGGCCATTTTAATAGCTCTCATTGCAATAAAAGTCAATTTTGGGTATCTTGCTTGATAATGAATCAATGATCATAATGGTCCTTGACATGCTCGGCAATGCTTAAGAGGAATTTTCCACAAAAAATACCACAACACTAATTACACCTTAATATCAAGCAAGTTGTCGTCGGTcatattgcttatgcttctctgagccaagggtctattggaaacatgCTCTCTATCTCCACAAGGTAGGGGTCAGACAGCGACACACTACCCTCCCCGTACCCCAccatgtgggattatactggattttttgttgttgtcGTCGGTCATATGAATCCTCATTATCTATGTCACTCCATTTAAGCTTGTCTCAGTCTAATTTACAACAACATAACTAGTATAATCCTCATTATCTATGTCACTCCATTTAAGCTTGTCTCAGTCTAATTTACAACAACATAACTAGTATAATTCCACAAGTAgggtgtacgcaaaccttacccttaTCTGGTGAGGTAGAGACGTTGTTTCTGATAaatcctcggctcaagaaaaggtgaaaaaagaagaaaggaaagaagAGGACGACAAAAGACGAAAAGGAAAAAAGGGGAGAAAAGGAGAAGCCGAAAAATGAAAAGTAGCATCAAATAGTAACAACAGGGAAAGAAGATAAACAAAGCGAACAAAACAACAGGAAAATAATAGAGATCGAAGAATATGAAAATACACGAGTGCTACTGATACTACTGGGAACTCTCGATTACCTACTAGTTTGTTACCTTAATTCTCAACCTCCACATCCTCTTATTGTGGGTCATGTCTTGAGTGAGTTGACGTAGCGCCATGACCTGCATAATTACCTCTCCCTaatacttctttggcctacctctacctcttctcaGATCCACtatggccaacctctcacacctcctaataAGAGCATCTATCCTTCTCCTCTTCACGTgtccgaaccatctcagcctTGACTCCCATATCTTGTCCTCCACGGGAGCCACTTCCACTTTGTCCcaaataacttcattcctaatcttatctcccccggtatgcccacacatccatctcagcatcctcattgcggctactttcatcttctgaacATGGGAGTTCTTAATTGGCCAAGACTCAGCCCATACAGTATAGTAGGTTTAACCATCACTTGtaaaacttacccttaagtctcggtggcacattcttatcacacaaaacaCTGGATACGAGCCTCCATTTTATCCACCCCGCACCAATTACCAATACAATGTGAGACCTCATTACCTTGGATTATAGACCCGAGATACTTGAAACTACTTCTCCGGGGATGACTTGAGTATCATGCTTCACATCCACGTCTGTTCCGTCATTGAACTTGCATTCGAAGTATTCTGTTTTGGTCTGTCGCAGTCCAATTTGATAAAACAAAATTAGTTTTTGTAGCACGCAAATAAGTCCTTTGACAAGGCCAAAGACTCCTAATGAACATAGGATTCAAATGCCTATCTAACACGTGCTTAGTTGAGCATGTCCCAATGTATTTTGCATTTCAAGGATACACCATAGATTGGCTAGCTTCACGCGGGCTATCTACCTGCCGCAACTCTCTCCTCTTTTATCAAGAGTTGGGACTAGCAATATAAGCTAGTTCACACGGCAATATGATGGAATTTCCCATTTATCTGATGATGCTTCTGCTGGTATAAGGATAATATAATAGCAAACTATCAGAGCTTTAGCTTTCTTTCTTTATCTTGATGCCAACAGGAATCGCCATATAAGGGAAGAGAGTATTGACCACCTGGTTGATGACCTGCATCGCTTGGTGGAATAACCCAATTGCTGATATGTGAAAGAAGTTTCTGACAGTAGATTGCACGGATCATGTGTTGGTGCATAAAGTCCTGCTGGCTGATAAAATAGCTTGCAATTTCCGCCTGCTGGCTGAAATGGTTCCTGCTAGCACTCCTGTGTATGTGAAATTAGTTATTTTGGTTTTCATAATcatagattctttttttttttggtaagcTCTTTGGTGTTTCTTTGGCGTACTGCCGTATATTTTTCTTCAGGTGTTTATTTTCTCGACAAAATTTTAAC
This sequence is a window from Nicotiana sylvestris chromosome 3, ASM39365v2, whole genome shotgun sequence. Protein-coding genes within it:
- the LOC104249350 gene encoding polyadenylate-binding protein-interacting protein 4-like, with the translated sequence MQQAVQPRSFANGFGRRKGEKEMGTRLESRTQSTKTTSSRLTGVGKRGAYESPSHDRLVYFSTCLLGHEVEVQILDGSVFSGIFHATNADKDFGIILKMAHLIKDGSQGRKNTPESLIKPPTKTLIIPGKELVQVIAKGVPATLDVLQAELLREKQQELLTDSCISQSQHVEVERQLERWVPDDDALECPELDNIFDGHWNRGWDQFEVNETLFGVKSTFNEELYTTKLEKGPQMRELEKEASRIAREIEGEETRDLHLAEERGIQLHGNLEVDEETRFSAVVRGVDDSGYDDCEDILVDSHNDETFTGTSVGKVVDGAEFSSRSSYMARDELQSSQLSTSRNVYQTYYDDHSKQSSAKHVPQSASMMDESRGHKITFSEHDGASCNDEEMRMQMLADEAQTSILEDSKSSRLKKETSDKGGSSADVSALSAPLKCQDKIAGSSSEKGPVASYKSQDIARSANSCVRPSSSALSSIDKAGAASSNGLSRSSSVSSFSSEKSTKSTLNPHAKEFKFNPNAKSFVPSQTTLRPASPVSDNSFYYPAGVAAMPHMHGMSVGIGVGPSYAGHQPVIFNPQATPAPQPYFHPNGPQYGQQMMIGHPRQVVYMPTYPPESPYKGREY